The region TGACTTATTTCAGTGGCCTATGCCGATAATACTTTTCTTCCTTTACGGCGACGACGAGCTAAAACTTGACGTCCGTTTTTAGTGCCCATCCGTGCGCGGAATCCGTGTACTTTTTTACGTTTACGATTATTTGGTTGAAACGTTCTTTTCATCTATCATGCACCTCCCAGGGGAAAATATATAAATACAACTTTAAACTAATCCTTCAGACAGTCTCACTAATTATACGGAATAAGCGTATTATCTGTCAAGGTACGAAGATAAACTTCATTCCCCATTTATAACTCACCTACATTTTTTAGCTAAACTCCT is a window of Lentibacillus daqui DNA encoding:
- the rpmH gene encoding 50S ribosomal protein L34, producing the protein MKRTFQPNNRKRKKVHGFRARMGTKNGRQVLARRRRKGRKVLSA